The genomic stretch AAACTTTGAGAGTAAATCTAGTTGTTTGCCTATTACGATAAGTGCTCCCCAAGGATATCTACAAAAGTTAATTAAGCGTCCATTAAAAGAGTGGCCAATATGCAGAAACACAAGCTATACGTAAATATCGAGATTACGAAGTAAAGTTTCTATtgtaccaattttattttttatatagtgcacgcatttaaaatatttcaatttgtacGTTGTCAGATAAATTCTGACTaggcttaatttttttaaacaattcttccGCTCTTTTAAGTCACCTATTCCAGCTAGTGAAACTTTAGTATATTGAAACCAACCAGCAAGCTTACTACTCGACAATTTTTCCTTGACTTATTCAGGTGCAGACACTCCTCAAATAATGGTTAGCggcaagaaaattatttaatcgCATAAACGATTAGAGGCTCTTGGTCGACATTGAAGTAAGCATGCTGTTACATGGTTCAATCTCTTTGAGCTTCCACAGCGTTAGTTCAGTAGGAAAGGTACTTCTGATAGTACAATTTTAAACGGCTATGTTTGAATATGTTAACCCATAGTTAATTTTGGTTGAATTTTGGATGAGCACTCGTACTCTCTTATTTTCTCTATAAATGTTTCTAGTTCAGTATTGACATCATCGAGTTCAAGGGTTAGATTTTGGATTTTGCCTATTTGTATAATtcacatttcattatttcatcGATTTCTTGGATCCTATCTTCTAGCACGTCCTTGCTCTTGGGAAACAGATAATCCGTGAAGGTCGATGTGTTTCTCATGTTTTTCTTACCGATGAATTGTGAGACCAAGGGGGAGAACGGATAGGGCAGAAGCTAGTCGATTAGCATGGGGGTTTACCACCTTACTCTATAAATCTACCGGACTTATGGTCAAGAAGAGGAGTGATCATTGTACAGTAAGTAGTAGTGCGGCGTGGCGCGGCAGACTTGCATTGTGGACTTTGTATGCAAGTCAGACCAGTTAGTCTATGTTATGTCCACAACCAACACTGGCAGACGGCCGTCACTCACATCTGCAACCGGCTTCGCTGAGTCAATTGGCCGCTCTGGTGCAATCGTATTAAAAATCAACTGGTGTTGTTTAATGAAGCATCCAAATCaactaaaataatcaaattattgtaCACTATAAGGACTTCTTATACCCAATGATTTTtcttatactaataaataattttgagcacgAGGAGATATTCTACTGTTTGCGGACTATTTAAACTTTCCCTCAGAGGTAAAATACCCGAAGAATCCATAACACTTACCAATGGGTCCTTCAGGGAAGCAGTGAACAAGTTCTCTACAAACTTtgacttaataaacaaaaaaacctaaCGAAACATATATATCTTGAATCAGAATATAGATAAATATGTCAATATCAAGATATTACACTCTACTATTGACCTTAGAGTGTCGTATTAAGATCGTATCAACAATGTTTTTAACAGGCTTTCCAGGGTCACCTttctttttagaaatataatcatCACATTACCTAAGGGGCGTATGGTCACGATATACCTTGCCATGTTTCATAGTCAGATTGGCAACCGATTAGTTTGTCTGGGGCCGTATAACCAGTGCAAACAATCATGTTCTCATGGAGGACATAAAATGGACCAAATAGGGTAGCTTATAGAATCATCAAACTTAGGTAATGAAAAACTTGTAAggtgtatgaataaataaaaatagttaagtaatttatttaaaatcaatcccgaaataatatttcatattttaacaactttttttaactataaaactgaattatttgtttggtatttattataatttaagttatattacatttttttaaatatttaattacacacctttcattgatgaaaacatagcttcacatattaaaatttaaacgaaCACTTCATTACCACGtaccttgttttaatttttacacttcaaatgtttttatttttaattaaataatgtataaatcttttgaaaaaaaaaaaactattaattaatttaaagttctgTTGGTTTGTATTAAGTAATGcagtttaaatttaacttttagtatatttccttaaaaattaaaatattttaagaactttattttttattactaagcgCTTTTCATATATCTGTCTACATATAGTATTGTGTTGGTTTGTTTTAGACTGAAGCAATTTATTCAGGTGGTTATGGTTTTAAACGCACCGTCGTACGTACAGCTGACTAGGAGACAAGTCTGGCATTTGCTGTCTTTTGACACACAGATGAAATCATGAATATTTTAGCTTAGTGGACGGTAAAAGAGGTTGTGGTGGGGAGGAAGTCTGGAATTCGTTATAGTTCGCCACGGAATTTTCCATTGTGCAAGATATAAAATTCACTAAAGTGATTTATATTAAGTTcttagtatatttaaaaagatgATGAACGAAGATAGAGATAGAGATGACGAGCCTATAGGTGATTTGTGGTTTACAAACTGGGAACAACAGTGTATTCAGCACCTTGAAAATGAACCAGACTATGAAGGGCAAGTAATAAATGATAGAGATTTAGCGACTCAAAAGACTTGGTGCTGTTTTCAGAATTCTGCTGCTTCGATAGCACAACTTTACAAAGGTATATATGTGATACTTGGTCGATACAGTCTAATATTAGACTTGTAAAAGGTGGGTGTCTGGGTCTCCATTTTGGATTCCAGCTATTGATCaccattttattttttcgttttagATCGACTGCAAGTGCAAGATGTTTCATCGTTATGGGTGCCTTTTCAAATTGCAGCAGGCACAGTTACAACTCTGTATAAAGGTACTCATATTTATAGCCTACCAATGATAATATTGATTATCTCATGAATACCAATTACCATATTATCTTGGATACTAAAATCCTAACCTAAGAAATTGGGAAcaaatgttctatttttattctttttcctaaatagtgtaatattaatggaattttgattaatttcagGAACCCTTACATATGTTTAATTCACTTGTAACATAAGTTAATTTTTCTTTACAGATTATAGTTTACCTTATATGGCATCTGATGGAGTAGCCTACATGTAGCCTAgactataaacaaaaatgtattagctTGTTTTCTGTACACATTTAAGCTAGTCCTACCTACTTCTAATCAACTCGGTATATGGATTGTGAGGATTTATGCCTAGGTATCTATGGACTGACCAGAATGAGATgcccataaataataaatttcatcaaTCGAAAGCAGATTATCATTTGGTTATTGGGTAAATGCaaataaccaattttataaattgagagTTTTATAGGTCTTTAAACTAGGcctaataatttttacaaaagtgtaatttatattccGATACTTActccatatttaaaaattcaaattaagaagaaactatacaaatatcataaatcatgaattcaagaaattaaaaaacaaaataatagtgcACCTTGTTTACTTGTTAATCCCATCTTTATTATTACAGGTTTTAgttcaaattttgattttataccaCCCATCTGACtggtaacaaattaaaacattttattaaccaATAAATTGCCATTTTTGTAGggcaattaatataatattttaaaattcccatAGCCTATA from Homalodisca vitripennis isolate AUS2020 chromosome 2, UT_GWSS_2.1, whole genome shotgun sequence encodes the following:
- the LOC124355616 gene encoding UPF0472 protein C16orf72 homolog; the protein is MMNEDRDRDDEPIGDLWFTNWEQQCIQHLENEPDYEGQVINDRDLATQKTWCCFQNSAASIAQLYKDRLQVQDVSSLWVPFQIAAGTVTTLYKEATDAIRRQGEIGTQCGYQRRNKELLNWARKKRRNIRREDLISYLAGKPLPPRPHHSHR